The Montipora foliosa isolate CH-2021 chromosome 1, ASM3666993v2, whole genome shotgun sequence genome has a window encoding:
- the LOC138000560 gene encoding putative nuclease HARBI1 has protein sequence MADLLFADLRHPRRPRQFKPPINIENFTDEELRNRFRFGRQGIGYITNLIADELRRSTRRNHALPPLQQVLIALRFYASGSFLQVIGDTAGVDKSTVSRVVTNVSNALIAKHSEFITWPTDAEVAEVKNSFYRRGGFPCVIGCVDGTHIRIQAPNEHENAYVNRKGFHSINVQGVCNHEGKFTNIVARWPGSCHDSHIFRSSNICQFLEENHNSLDDGIALGDSGYACSPFLMTPYANPEIPQQEAYNSAHTKTRVVIEQTYGRWKRRFHVLHSEIRMAPEKVCLIIGACAVLHNIAVLLNEPMDDADLPDEVPEVEVYDGPQQGLTIRNHICNTFFG, from the exons atggccgacttGTTGTTTGCCGACTTACGGCATCCACGAAGACCGAGACAGTTTAAACCACCCATTAATATCGAAAATTTTACAGACGAAGAGCTAAGAAATCGGTTCAGGTTTGGACGACAGGGAATTGGATACATAACAAATCTCATAGCCGATGAACTTCGTCGCAGCACTCGCAGGAATCATGCGCTTCCACCCCTGCAGCAAGTCCTGATTGCTCTAAGATTTTATGCTAGTGGAAGTTTTCTACAAGTTATTGGAGACACTGCTGGTGTCGACAAGTCAACTGTTTCGCGTGTCGTGACAAATGTGTCAAATGCCTTGATAGCGAAGCACAGCGAATTTATTACGTGGCCAACAGATGCAGAAGTTGCTGAAGTCAAGAACTCGTTTTACCGACGTGGAGGCTTTCCTTGTGTAATCGGCTGCGTTGATGGCACTCACATCAGAATCCAAGCGCCAAACGAGCATGAGAACGCTTACGTAAATCGCAAGGGCTTCCACTCTATCAATGTTCAAGGAGTATGTAACCACGAAG GGaagtttacaaatattgttgcaAGATGGCCTGGAAGCTGCCATGACAGCCACATTTTTCGGTCATCTAATATATGTCAGTTTCTGGAAGAGAACCATAACTCCCTTGATGATGGCATCGCTCTAGGAGACAGCGGATATGCATGCTCCCCATTCCTCATGACTCCATATGCCAATCCAGAAATCCCACAGCAGGAGGCGTATAATTCAGCACACACTAAAACACGGGTGGTAATTGAGCAAACTTATGGGAGATGGAAACGGCGTTTCCATGTATTGCATTCTGAAATCAGAATGGCTCCAGAGAAAGTTTGCTTAATTATTGGTGCCTGTGCTGTGTTGCACAATATTGCTGTACTTCTCAATGAGCCCATGGATGATGCAGATTTGCCAGATGAAGTTCCTGAAGTGGAAGTTTATGATGGGCCTCAACAGGGACTGACCATCAGAAATCATATTTGTAACACATTTTTTGGCTGA
- the LOC138000571 gene encoding myb/SANT-like DNA-binding domain-containing protein 4, with the protein MASGEGSRKPRKHNFSASEISILTEKVEENLAILQSKFTNSVTNLKKKQVWSEITAAVNAVGVDKRTETEVREKWKNLHSAAKREFTKFRRESKKTGGGPAPKEISAATSKVIELFQDTPSFVGLAGFETNCSNDQSVEEQSSGWSDVIVVSEVSEQPQSATAVSAEDVEQEKPCIVVQESEGKCKRKGKKITHDRVLEQQFNTLLLKQDNLKLKKRKLELEVLLLEERIKRETVVGQTMQPLTTINVSPILTNHFE; encoded by the exons ATGGCTTCCGGTGAAGGGTCCCGCAAGCCCAGGAAACATAATTTTAGTGCCTCCGAGATTtcaattttgacagagaaaGTGGAGGAAAACTTGGCCATTCTACAAAGTAAATTTACCAACAGTGTTACCAACTTGAAGAAAAAGCAGGTGTGGTCGGAAATTACCGCCGCAGTAAACGCAGTTGGAGTAGACAAGCGCACTGAAACAGAGGTTcgcgaaaaatggaaaaatcttCATTCCGCTGCGAAGAGAGAGTTTACAAAATTTCGTCGCGAAAGCAAGAAGACTGGAGGAGGACCTGCCCCGAAAGAAATATCTGCGGCTACTTCAAAAGTCATTGAACTTTTCCAGGACACTCCGTCGTTTGTAGGCCTAGCGGGATTTGAGACAaattgttcaaatg ATCAGTCAGTTGAAGAGCAGAGTAGCGGTTGGAGTGATGTGATTGTAGTCTCAGAGGTCAGTGAACAGCCACAGTCAGCCACTGCAGTGTCTGCTGAAGATGTAGAGCAGGAAAAACCTTGTATTGTAGTGCAAGAGTCTGAGGGAAAATGTAAGcgaaaagggaagaaaataaCACATGACCGTGTGCTTGAGCAGCAGTTCAACACCCTTCTTTTAAAGCAAGACAATCTGAAGTTGAAAAAGAGGAAATTGGAGCTAGAGGTCTTGCTTCTAGAAGAGAGGATAAAGAGGGAAACAGTTGTTGGACAAACCATGCAGCCGTTAACAACTATTAATGTAAGCCCAATTTTGACAAACCATTTTGAATAA